A part of Methanocalculus alkaliphilus genomic DNA contains:
- the leuS gene encoding leucine--tRNA ligase: MTEDPIHIAEAGVAGSWKRAFESDPSEKEKYYLTVAYPYPSGAMHVGHGRTYIVPDVIARFWRMRGKQVLYPMAFHVTGSPVIGISKRIARGDENTITLYRDLYKVPEDVLAGFADPLAIVEHFSNEYERVMRRLGLSIDWRRRFTTIIPQYSKFIEWQYSHLYAQERVVRGAHPVKYCPQCENPVGDHDLLEGDRAEVVKFIFVNFEADGFLIPCATLRPETIFGVTNLWINPDVRYVHAEVDGALWLISREAAGKLSMQKHTVTIVGEVDGADLVGSTVSHPLSGDVRILPAHFVDPDMGSGVVMSVPAHAPYDYIALRDLQQKGEYTDIVPIPLISVDGYGAVPAQEAVERAGIHDQLDPRMDEVTQEVYGAEFTRGKLLPLCGEHEGKPVRVARDDLGEIMELDYGSIRFFDFDTQPVVCRCGSRAYVRILDDQWFLTYSDPLWKAQVHEQISSLALVPPEVRAEFDRTVDWLKDWACTRRVGLGTRVPWDSSWLFEPLSDSTVYMAYYTIAHRISDIPPESLTPEVFDYIFLGVGDPKEVDRQVLDSLRSEFLYWYPYNHRFSAKDLISNHLTFQLFHHRAIFPDELQPQGMVVFGMGLLNGAKMSSSKGNVFLLEDAADEFGADTVRMFLIGSAEPWQDFDWRNELVSSTRKQIERLTSYVQEAASSSGETDVDAWLLSRLQRRIEQTTTALELFQTRQALQEAYFGIESDLKWYRRRLPPGSDGGAVMHRVADVWARLLAPIIPFTCEKLWGELGHEGLISYAEWPLPDPGLLNPAIEQAEDLIMRTVEDIESIIRIIPMTPSKVILCLAPSWKYDIFKTVATSEDHRMVTKELMKDASMRTRGKEAITTITQVTKLIHSLPPQVVSEIVSHPPDEMAVFTRTLSFLEKEFKVAFEVVFAEESMHAKAGMALPFKPAIIIE, encoded by the coding sequence GTGACCGAAGATCCAATACATATAGCAGAGGCCGGGGTGGCCGGTTCATGGAAGCGGGCATTTGAATCCGATCCATCAGAGAAGGAGAAGTACTATCTGACCGTCGCATATCCATATCCAAGTGGAGCGATGCATGTCGGCCATGGAAGGACATATATTGTCCCCGACGTCATCGCGCGCTTCTGGAGGATGCGGGGGAAGCAGGTTCTCTATCCGATGGCATTCCATGTGACGGGATCTCCTGTAATCGGGATCTCAAAGCGGATTGCACGGGGTGATGAGAATACGATAACCCTCTATCGTGATCTCTATAAGGTACCGGAAGACGTCCTTGCGGGTTTTGCTGATCCACTTGCGATAGTTGAGCACTTCTCCAACGAATATGAGCGCGTGATGCGGCGGCTCGGCCTCTCGATAGACTGGCGGCGCCGGTTTACCACCATTATTCCCCAGTATTCAAAGTTCATCGAATGGCAGTACAGCCATCTCTATGCTCAGGAGCGTGTCGTCAGGGGGGCTCATCCGGTTAAATACTGTCCACAATGCGAAAATCCGGTCGGGGATCATGATCTTCTTGAGGGTGACCGTGCGGAGGTTGTCAAATTTATCTTTGTCAATTTCGAAGCAGACGGCTTCCTGATCCCCTGTGCCACGCTCCGTCCGGAGACGATCTTTGGTGTTACAAACCTCTGGATCAACCCGGATGTCAGATATGTACACGCAGAGGTTGATGGTGCCCTCTGGCTCATCTCCCGTGAGGCTGCCGGGAAACTCTCGATGCAGAAGCATACCGTCACCATTGTTGGGGAGGTTGATGGCGCGGACCTCGTGGGATCAACCGTCTCCCACCCGCTCTCAGGGGATGTTCGGATTCTTCCTGCTCATTTTGTCGATCCTGATATGGGGTCAGGGGTTGTGATGAGTGTTCCAGCGCATGCCCCTTATGACTATATTGCCCTCCGTGACCTCCAGCAGAAGGGGGAATATACGGATATCGTTCCGATCCCTCTTATTTCAGTGGATGGATATGGTGCAGTTCCTGCACAGGAGGCAGTCGAACGAGCCGGCATCCATGACCAGCTTGATCCCAGGATGGATGAGGTGACCCAGGAGGTCTATGGGGCTGAATTTACCCGTGGAAAACTCCTTCCCCTCTGCGGAGAGCACGAAGGGAAGCCGGTCCGTGTTGCGCGCGATGATCTTGGGGAGATTATGGAACTGGACTATGGATCCATCCGGTTCTTTGACTTTGATACCCAACCGGTCGTCTGCCGGTGCGGAAGCAGGGCATATGTCAGGATACTGGACGATCAGTGGTTCCTGACCTATAGCGATCCGTTGTGGAAGGCACAGGTCCATGAGCAGATCAGTTCTCTTGCCCTTGTTCCACCCGAGGTTCGTGCTGAGTTTGACCGCACCGTGGACTGGCTGAAGGACTGGGCATGCACCCGTCGGGTGGGGCTTGGAACACGGGTTCCCTGGGACTCCAGCTGGCTCTTTGAGCCCCTGTCAGACTCGACGGTCTATATGGCGTACTATACCATTGCACACCGTATCAGTGATATTCCTCCGGAGTCTCTCACCCCTGAAGTCTTTGATTATATCTTCCTTGGAGTGGGTGATCCAAAGGAGGTTGATCGTCAGGTTCTGGACTCGCTCAGATCCGAATTCCTGTACTGGTACCCCTACAACCACCGCTTCTCGGCCAAGGATCTCATATCAAACCACCTGACTTTCCAGCTCTTCCATCACCGCGCCATCTTCCCTGATGAACTTCAGCCACAGGGTATGGTTGTCTTCGGTATGGGTCTGCTCAACGGGGCAAAGATGTCCTCAAGCAAAGGGAATGTATTCCTCCTTGAGGATGCGGCAGATGAGTTTGGGGCAGATACCGTCCGTATGTTCCTGATCGGTTCAGCCGAGCCCTGGCAGGACTTCGACTGGAGGAATGAACTCGTCTCATCCACCCGGAAACAGATTGAGCGGCTCACCTCCTATGTGCAGGAGGCGGCATCATCATCAGGGGAGACGGATGTAGATGCATGGCTTCTGTCACGCCTTCAGCGGCGGATCGAACAGACAACCACGGCACTTGAACTCTTCCAGACCCGTCAGGCCCTCCAGGAAGCATACTTTGGGATCGAGTCTGACCTGAAGTGGTATCGGAGGCGGCTCCCTCCAGGATCCGATGGGGGCGCTGTCATGCACCGTGTCGCTGATGTATGGGCCAGGCTCCTTGCACCCATCATTCCTTTCACCTGTGAGAAATTGTGGGGTGAACTCGGCCATGAAGGGCTCATATCATATGCAGAATGGCCTCTGCCGGATCCCGGTCTTCTGAATCCGGCAATTGAGCAGGCGGAGGATCTCATCATGCGGACTGTTGAGGATATCGAGTCCATCATCAGGATCATCCCGATGACACCATCGAAGGTGATACTCTGCCTCGCCCCCTCATGGAAGTATGATATCTTCAAAACGGTTGCTACTTCCGAGGATCACCGTATGGTGACAAAAGAGCTGATGAAGGATGCATCGATGCGAACCCGTGGCAAGGAGGCGATCACGACCATCACGCAGGTGACAAAGCTTATCCACAGCCTTCCACCCCAGGTCGTTTCAGAGATTGTATCGCATCCCCCGGATGAGATGGCCGTCTTCACCCGGACCCTCTCCTTCCTGGAGAAGGAGTTTAAGGTTGCATTTGAGGTCGTTTTTGCAGAAGAGAGCATGCATGCAAAAGCAGGAATGGCCCTCCCCTTCAAACCGGCTATAATTATTGAATAA
- a CDS encoding DUF5611 family protein, translated as MQEYQVKRGLTKDLEERLLSGFIDIFGVEAEEKDGHYCIAYGAIKRLEVWSGEKGKTVYVDTESDITASDDLILDSNKKFRQYLDHITGFSTKERVKRAKPKE; from the coding sequence ATGCAGGAATATCAGGTAAAGAGAGGTCTGACAAAAGATCTTGAGGAACGACTGCTCAGCGGTTTCATTGACATCTTCGGCGTAGAGGCGGAAGAGAAGGACGGACACTATTGTATCGCCTATGGTGCCATCAAACGTCTTGAGGTGTGGTCTGGTGAAAAGGGGAAGACGGTATATGTCGATACTGAATCGGATATCACCGCATCTGATGATCTGATCCTTGATTCAAATAAAAAGTTCAGGCAGTACCTGGATCATATCACTGGTTTCTCAACAAAAGAACGGGTCAAGCGGGCAAAACCAAAAGAGTAG
- a CDS encoding DUF2193 domain-containing protein, with protein sequence MSELYKKIIAEAMGAQRADVETVKKKRGTQFTLSDAQPYVDAVKKMTVASGQSAAVIDLHKTSVTSHFDALSKLTKAIRPEDDPFVEHYQTPVVLEILCDEDKKFEKSLEAFVKQIGKSEALIGRESARRYAGFYGPTCVVDFALIPGSTSNVVNQILKTTDIPTDHKQAILAAKSWGMNTSYGVGEVFATQIEAGDTLADASAKEVKQLQAIYESPVKAQAELMDGAGHTSFDVRKYMEDYRRMITPAVKAAIDDGVHYGNIATIPAYCVGDIAHHIAQSTFNMCKDDVIMATIEAVTEVMQKTLDANVEKFKSEYDILSVVTGSSAAATEYILELDGFNAPMIVDLLTKRFHNLVQLNPTRGAAAELHNCDFMDMLYRGWKIIDRARRTKAGSNDLLAPKVAGCTIDLSPIHENEILMNPQWYAYPACAITVRASALMRLSDYPCLLTSEPVTATMMTNIIALHKETAAAPVRSCKDCAAACLVDFRHQYCEYRDAV encoded by the coding sequence ATGTCAGAACTGTACAAAAAAATCATAGCTGAGGCAATGGGTGCCCAGCGTGCCGATGTTGAGACGGTAAAGAAGAAGAGGGGGACGCAGTTCACCCTGAGCGATGCACAGCCTTATGTGGATGCGGTTAAGAAGATGACGGTCGCATCCGGCCAGAGTGCGGCAGTCATTGACCTGCACAAGACCTCGGTCACATCACATTTCGATGCACTGAGCAAGCTGACAAAGGCGATCCGGCCTGAGGATGATCCTTTCGTTGAGCATTATCAGACACCGGTCGTCCTTGAGATCCTCTGTGATGAGGACAAGAAATTTGAAAAGAGCCTGGAAGCCTTCGTAAAACAGATAGGAAAGTCCGAGGCGCTCATCGGACGGGAGTCTGCCCGAAGGTATGCCGGCTTCTATGGTCCGACCTGTGTCGTCGACTTTGCCCTTATCCCCGGTAGTACAAGCAATGTTGTCAACCAGATTCTGAAAACCACCGATATTCCGACAGACCACAAACAGGCGATCCTTGCTGCGAAATCCTGGGGAATGAACACCAGCTACGGTGTTGGTGAGGTCTTTGCAACACAGATTGAAGCAGGTGACACCCTGGCTGATGCCTCTGCAAAAGAGGTGAAGCAGCTTCAGGCGATCTATGAGAGCCCGGTCAAAGCCCAGGCAGAGTTGATGGACGGTGCGGGACATACCTCATTTGATGTCAGGAAGTACATGGAGGATTACCGCCGCATGATTACACCTGCCGTGAAGGCAGCCATCGATGATGGCGTTCATTACGGAAACATTGCAACCATCCCTGCCTATTGTGTCGGAGATATCGCCCATCACATCGCCCAGTCGACCTTCAACATGTGTAAGGACGACGTCATCATGGCGACGATTGAGGCGGTCACCGAGGTGATGCAGAAGACACTCGATGCAAATGTCGAAAAATTCAAGAGCGAATATGATATCCTCTCTGTTGTAACGGGATCATCAGCCGCTGCAACAGAGTATATCCTGGAGCTTGACGGATTCAACGCCCCGATGATCGTGGATCTTCTGACTAAGCGTTTCCACAATCTTGTTCAGCTCAACCCCACCCGGGGGGCAGCTGCAGAGCTGCACAACTGTGACTTCATGGACATGCTCTACCGTGGATGGAAGATCATCGACCGGGCACGGAGGACAAAGGCGGGATCGAATGACCTGCTCGCACCGAAGGTCGCAGGGTGTACAATCGATCTCTCTCCAATCCATGAGAATGAGATCCTGATGAATCCGCAATGGTATGCATACCCGGCATGTGCCATCACCGTCAGGGCATCTGCCCTGATGCGTCTCTCCGACTATCCATGCCTCCTGACGAGCGAACCCGTCACAGCGACGATGATGACAAACATCATCGCACTCCACAAAGAGACTGCGGCGGCTCCTGTTCGTTCATGCAAGGACTGTGCAGCCGCGTGTCTTGTTGACTTCAGGCACCAGTACTGTGAGTACAGGGATGCGGTATAG
- a CDS encoding flavodoxin family protein has protein sequence MRQTMADVILINASPRAGGNTEQVLEECSKALHAGGCSTRVISLRGKQIQSCIACYTCKKTGVCSLDDGVNEMIDEIRQADGLIIGSPVYFGTARGDLMSAIQRIGMVSRGSDQFLSRMVGGPVAVARRGGHTATIQELLMFYLINDMIVCGSTYWNIVFGKEPGDVQQDTEGLDTIRRFGENVAYCISQVKK, from the coding sequence ATGCGACAGACCATGGCAGATGTTATTCTGATTAATGCAAGCCCCCGTGCAGGGGGGAATACCGAACAGGTACTCGAAGAATGCAGCAAGGCACTCCATGCCGGAGGATGCAGTACCCGGGTGATCAGTCTGCGTGGCAAGCAGATTCAGTCCTGTATCGCCTGTTACACCTGTAAAAAGACCGGTGTCTGTTCACTCGATGACGGGGTAAACGAGATGATCGACGAGATCAGGCAGGCCGACGGCCTCATCATCGGATCCCCGGTCTACTTTGGAACCGCACGCGGTGATCTGATGTCGGCAATCCAGAGGATAGGGATGGTCTCGCGGGGATCGGATCAGTTCCTCTCGCGGATGGTCGGTGGGCCAGTCGCAGTAGCGCGAAGAGGGGGCCACACCGCCACAATCCAGGAACTCCTGATGTTTTACCTCATCAACGATATGATCGTCTGTGGGTCAACCTACTGGAACATCGTCTTTGGAAAAGAGCCAGGCGATGTGCAGCAGGATACAGAAGGTCTCGATACTATCCGACGATTCGGAGAGAATGTCGCATACTGTATCAGCCAGGTAAAAAAGTAA
- a CDS encoding DUF473 domain-containing protein gives MMVAALTGISPQVIADLKIGKPRTIELQSAHNIITISEVQPGDHIFLTSIAAEDLSPGDSGLILTVQAVSISMKRVIEYSHGHHFEERERTSARVQLKYCGTSIIKESGTLSCCKAYFADVVKCTCFHAV, from the coding sequence ATGATGGTAGCAGCGTTAACGGGGATATCCCCACAGGTAATCGCCGATCTTAAAATTGGCAAACCACGTACCATAGAACTCCAGAGTGCCCATAATATTATCACCATCTCCGAGGTGCAACCGGGTGATCATATCTTCCTGACAAGTATTGCCGCAGAAGATCTCTCCCCCGGAGACTCAGGGCTTATCCTTACAGTCCAGGCGGTTTCCATCTCGATGAAGCGGGTGATCGAGTACTCACATGGCCATCATTTTGAGGAGCGCGAGCGGACATCAGCCCGTGTTCAGCTGAAGTACTGCGGGACTTCAATAATAAAGGAGAGTGGCACCCTCTCCTGCTGCAAGGCGTATTTTGCCGATGTTGTAAAGTGCACCTGTTTCCATGCGGTCTGA
- a CDS encoding DUF2180 family protein: MKCYICAEEGKDSDAVAICIVCGMGVCKHHAIREEVEKWEGGYPFPAKKLKTSIPRILCPPCHHALTS; this comes from the coding sequence ATGAAATGTTATATCTGTGCAGAAGAGGGGAAGGATAGTGATGCGGTTGCAATCTGCATCGTCTGCGGGATGGGAGTCTGTAAACACCATGCTATCAGGGAGGAAGTTGAGAAGTGGGAGGGGGGCTACCCCTTCCCTGCAAAGAAGCTGAAGACAAGCATTCCAAGAATTCTCTGTCCCCCCTGCCATCATGCACTTACATCTTAA
- a CDS encoding SLC13 family permease translates to MLGGIACRQIGGIRLPIWGMMLAGAGAVLICGSITPTEALHAVNIEIIIFLFSVFLIGSAMEESGYLGYLARIIFSRAETPGQLISLFILTMGGFSALLMNDTLAIVGTPIALALARTCEIPDRIFLLALAGAITTGSIISPIGNPQNLLIAIGSGMENPFLTFIAVLFIPTALSGLILYGIIRRMTPSLPAVLPPVLPEAGIRDQKLARLCRLSLGIFIGLIILRIICIATGHPPMFTLQTIAAIAAAPILLSPHRFAIMRSVDYRTLLFFVGLFILMEAVWIGGTFPGLIPQNLIHSIPWLIGGGILISQIISNVPFVALIIPSLMEAGSSEIIFLALAAGSTIGGNLTILGAASNVIIIQNAERRGATITFIEFLRFGIPVTILQAAVFIGWFALIA, encoded by the coding sequence GTGCTGGGGGGGATTGCATGCCGCCAGATCGGAGGGATTCGGCTTCCCATCTGGGGCATGATGCTTGCGGGAGCGGGAGCTGTTCTTATCTGTGGCAGTATCACTCCGACCGAGGCACTCCATGCAGTCAATATTGAGATCATCATCTTCCTCTTCTCTGTCTTCCTCATCGGATCCGCCATGGAAGAGAGCGGGTATCTCGGGTATCTTGCACGAATCATCTTCTCAAGGGCAGAAACACCAGGGCAGCTCATCTCCCTCTTCATCCTGACGATGGGGGGTTTCTCCGCTCTCCTGATGAATGACACACTTGCCATCGTTGGAACCCCCATTGCCCTTGCACTTGCACGGACCTGCGAAATACCGGACCGCATTTTCCTCCTTGCACTTGCAGGGGCGATAACAACGGGAAGCATCATCAGTCCGATCGGGAACCCGCAGAATCTTCTTATTGCAATCGGATCCGGAATGGAGAACCCGTTCCTCACCTTCATAGCAGTGCTCTTTATTCCTACAGCTCTATCAGGACTCATTCTCTATGGTATCATCCGGAGAATGACGCCATCCCTTCCTGCTGTATTGCCACCGGTTCTTCCTGAAGCGGGGATCAGGGATCAGAAACTGGCTCGTCTCTGCAGGCTATCCCTTGGCATCTTTATCGGCCTGATCATCCTGCGTATCATATGCATCGCAACAGGCCATCCGCCAATGTTTACCCTCCAAACGATTGCGGCAATTGCCGCAGCCCCGATCCTCCTCTCTCCACACCGCTTTGCCATCATGAGGAGTGTTGACTACCGGACACTCCTCTTCTTCGTTGGTCTCTTTATCCTGATGGAAGCGGTATGGATCGGGGGGACCTTCCCCGGCCTCATCCCACAGAACCTGATACACTCGATCCCATGGCTGATCGGCGGTGGCATCCTCATCAGCCAGATCATCTCGAATGTGCCTTTTGTTGCATTGATCATCCCCTCCCTGATGGAAGCGGGCTCTTCGGAGATAATCTTCCTCGCCCTTGCCGCCGGGAGCACCATCGGAGGCAACCTGACCATACTCGGTGCGGCAAGCAACGTCATCATCATCCAGAACGCCGAGCGGCGTGGAGCAACGATCACATTCATCGAGTTTCTCAGATTCGGGATTCCGGTGACGATCCTGCAGGCTGCTGTATTCATCGGATGGTTCGCTCTTATCGCCTAA
- a CDS encoding 2,5-diamino-6-(ribosylamino)-4(3H)-pyrimidinone 5'-phosphate reductase produces the protein MRPYVIINAAMSADGKLSTRERRQVRISGSDDFARVDRMRAECDAILVGIGTVQADDPSLTVKSPDLKAARRREGRPENPIRIVLDSHARTPITADILVKGEGERIIAVAEDAEMEKIRALAEHAMIISCGKGRVDLPYLLNKLSESGIETLMVEGGGTVIWSFLSEGLFDELITYIGSCIIGGAAAPTLADGEGFINESQFPRLHLEEVQRIDDGLLIRWKRKVDG, from the coding sequence ATGCGACCATATGTCATCATTAACGCCGCAATGAGCGCAGACGGGAAGCTCTCTACACGGGAGCGGCGGCAGGTCCGCATCTCAGGGTCCGATGACTTCGCCCGCGTTGACAGGATGCGTGCAGAATGTGATGCAATCCTCGTAGGGATTGGAACAGTACAAGCAGACGACCCATCCCTGACGGTCAAGTCTCCTGACCTGAAGGCTGCCCGGCGAAGAGAGGGACGCCCCGAGAACCCGATCCGCATCGTCCTTGACTCCCATGCCAGGACACCGATCACCGCGGATATTCTTGTAAAAGGAGAGGGGGAGAGGATCATTGCTGTTGCAGAAGATGCTGAAATGGAGAAGATACGGGCTCTTGCAGAGCATGCCATGATCATCAGCTGCGGAAAGGGACGGGTTGATCTGCCATATCTTCTGAACAAACTATCAGAATCGGGGATAGAGACGCTGATGGTCGAAGGTGGGGGAACCGTCATATGGTCGTTCCTCAGTGAGGGACTCTTTGATGAATTGATCACCTATATCGGTTCATGCATCATCGGCGGGGCGGCAGCACCAACACTTGCAGATGGCGAGGGCTTTATCAATGAGTCTCAATTTCCAAGACTGCATCTTGAGGAGGTGCAGAGGATCGATGACGGACTTCTGATTCGTTGGAAAAGAAAGGTGGATGGGTAG
- a CDS encoding proteasome assembly chaperone family protein, which yields MSRDTSDLKIISQDLSEKGSVVMMGFPGSGLVGSIALQYLVDQMDFAHVGDITSRFFPPMSMMQKGVVNAAIRIYEKDRFVAFVADIPIHPMICYEVANGILDWLAGYDVKEIVTIAGIITNEPEKRVFGVASDSDSAERIADHTIILPMGSISGIASSLLTECKLRKIPCMGLLGETVNNPDPRAAVSAVEVLNQLYSFGIDTAPLLEQAEEIEATMQRLAEEVQSAEVGPQKKENLPMYG from the coding sequence ATGTCCAGAGATACGAGTGATTTAAAGATCATATCACAGGATCTCAGTGAGAAGGGATCTGTTGTGATGATGGGCTTTCCGGGATCCGGTCTTGTCGGGAGCATTGCCCTGCAGTACCTTGTCGATCAGATGGATTTTGCCCATGTTGGCGATATAACAAGCCGTTTCTTCCCTCCCATGTCGATGATGCAGAAAGGGGTGGTCAATGCGGCGATTCGGATCTATGAGAAAGATCGGTTTGTTGCCTTTGTTGCGGATATTCCGATTCATCCGATGATCTGCTATGAGGTTGCTAATGGCATCCTTGACTGGCTTGCCGGGTATGATGTCAAAGAGATCGTTACCATTGCCGGTATTATTACGAACGAGCCGGAGAAGAGGGTATTTGGGGTGGCAAGCGACTCCGATTCGGCTGAACGTATTGCTGACCATACGATCATCCTTCCGATGGGGAGTATTTCAGGGATTGCATCGAGCCTGTTGACAGAATGCAAGCTACGAAAGATACCCTGCATGGGCCTTCTGGGAGAGACGGTGAACAACCCTGATCCCCGGGCGGCAGTCTCGGCAGTTGAGGTTCTCAACCAGCTCTACTCCTTTGGGATCGATACGGCGCCCCTGCTTGAGCAGGCAGAAGAGATCGAAGCAACAATGCAACGGCTTGCTGAGGAGGTTCAGAGTGCTGAAGTTGGACCACAGAAGAAAGAAAACCTTCCAATGTATGGGTGA
- a CDS encoding MIP/aquaporin family protein: MTSLAKRCVAEIVGTFILVFFGAGAAAITLMIAKGEEPLTDFNIGIGYLGGLGDWLAIGLAFGIAIAAAIYALGRVSGAHINPAVTIALWASKRFPTAEVAPYIIAQLIGAALASTLFFACVGPDAVLVGGLGATAPFPGITYGQAILVEAIGTFLLMLAIMGVAVDKRAPEGFAGLIIGLTVAGIITTTGNIAGSSLNPARTFGPYIGNTLFGGGNLWEFFPIYIIGPILGALAAVFLYDWLTSE, from the coding sequence ATGACATCATTAGCCAAACGATGTGTCGCTGAGATCGTCGGGACCTTCATTCTCGTCTTCTTCGGAGCGGGAGCAGCGGCAATAACCCTGATGATCGCAAAAGGGGAAGAACCCCTTACCGATTTTAATATCGGGATAGGGTACCTCGGGGGTCTTGGAGACTGGCTTGCCATCGGTCTTGCCTTCGGTATCGCCATCGCCGCTGCGATTTATGCACTTGGAAGGGTCTCCGGAGCCCATATTAACCCGGCGGTGACGATCGCTCTCTGGGCATCAAAGCGGTTCCCGACTGCGGAAGTAGCACCATATATCATCGCCCAGCTGATCGGAGCAGCTCTTGCAAGCACCCTCTTCTTTGCATGTGTCGGCCCTGATGCCGTCCTCGTCGGCGGGCTCGGTGCAACCGCTCCATTCCCCGGCATCACCTATGGCCAGGCCATCCTCGTCGAGGCGATCGGCACATTCCTCCTGATGCTCGCCATCATGGGAGTTGCCGTTGACAAGCGGGCACCTGAAGGGTTTGCAGGACTTATCATCGGCCTGACGGTCGCCGGCATCATCACGACAACAGGAAATATCGCAGGGTCGTCCCTTAATCCGGCCCGTACATTCGGCCCGTACATTGGCAATACCCTCTTTGGTGGTGGAAATCTCTGGGAGTTCTTCCCGATCTATATCATAGGACCGATTCTGGGAGCCCTGGCCGCAGTCTTCCTTTATGACTGGCTAACCTCCGAATGA
- a CDS encoding EF-Tu/IF-2/RF-3 family GTPase encodes MGNLTVAAIAPPEILRELGKPGTTSDITFYNLKRGSDTVTFIEPARYPERLASLYFSVSMATTALVVIDEITPVLGECILMLDSAGIRDGSIVLRNYLGQDQVMPLLKGTVLENYRFMEENWIEIKESLLDQAARVISEEPPAGSMPYGTMTIDHHFNVKGIGTVVLGAVVWGCIRKHDQLKVLPDEKTAILRSIQKHDDDYTYAVRGDRVGLALKNIDSDDLDRGFVLTTDPDILVTDEIESDAELVKYWPSALREGMVIYSGHWMQFISGKVTSVTDAGDFRRPRLRISLDKQLVYLPGDRLVLHYLEGGKLRIVGSLILQ; translated from the coding sequence ATGGGTAATCTGACCGTTGCTGCAATCGCCCCACCCGAAATCCTGCGTGAGCTTGGAAAGCCGGGTACGACCTCGGATATTACATTTTATAATTTAAAACGCGGATCAGATACGGTCACGTTTATTGAACCTGCACGGTATCCTGAGCGACTTGCTTCCCTTTACTTCTCTGTCTCAATGGCGACTACAGCCCTTGTCGTCATCGATGAGATAACTCCTGTCCTTGGGGAGTGCATTCTGATGCTCGATTCGGCCGGTATCCGGGATGGCTCTATTGTCCTGAGAAATTATCTCGGTCAGGATCAGGTTATGCCCCTGCTCAAAGGGACTGTTCTTGAAAATTACCGCTTTATGGAGGAGAACTGGATTGAGATCAAGGAATCCCTTCTTGATCAGGCTGCCCGGGTCATATCAGAGGAGCCGCCGGCGGGATCGATGCCATATGGCACGATGACCATTGATCATCACTTCAATGTGAAGGGTATCGGAACTGTCGTTCTTGGTGCTGTTGTTTGGGGATGCATCCGCAAACATGATCAGCTGAAGGTCCTGCCTGATGAGAAGACGGCTATCCTCCGCTCAATCCAGAAGCATGATGATGATTATACATATGCGGTACGTGGGGACCGTGTCGGGCTTGCATTAAAGAACATCGATTCTGATGATCTTGACCGGGGTTTTGTTCTGACAACAGATCCTGATATTCTGGTTACAGATGAGATTGAGAGTGATGCAGAGCTTGTGAAGTACTGGCCGTCCGCTTTGCGTGAGGGCATGGTTATCTATTCAGGACACTGGATGCAGTTCATCTCCGGTAAAGTGACATCAGTCACCGATGCGGGAGACTTCCGGCGACCCCGCCTCCGTATCAGCCTGGATAAACAACTTGTCTATCTTCCTGGTGATCGTCTGGTGCTTCATTATCTTGAGGGCGGGAAACTTCGCATTGTTGGATCGCTCATTCTTCAATAA